TAGGGCTAGAAGGGACTCAGTTGAGTCAGTGTCTTTCATAGATCACAGTGAAGGAATCTGTGGATTAATCTCTTGAGTGTCTTAATTGAAGTAGGAGGGCAGAGGCCACTGTGAATGGTGTTATCCCTATGCAGGTGGTTGTGTATTGTCTCAGAAATATAGtgaaacatgagagagagagagagagagagagagagagagagagagagagagagaggacaaaaacagacagaaagagaaaggcagagaaacacagagaaggacatttttaaaaagtgtcccAGTGAATGACCAATTAAACAGCTCTCCTCCTCAGTTCTTCACTCCAGATTCTTGTCTTTTATCTGTaccttgacttccctcaatgatggatttGACCTCTGTTACTGGCCTGAAAATGCATTGCTCTCTTGAGCTGCTTTTGTTCAGGTTGTTTATCATAGCATCAGAAGGTTAGAACAATCAGTTTCCTGGGAAGTAAAGCAAGTAAAGCGTATTCATTTGTATCCTACTTGGTTTTCCGGTTGTATGCAAATCACACAGCACCATATCTCCATATAAGGCCAAATGAGGGCCCGAGGAGATTTATCTGCTTTATCGCTCAGTGTGCAGTCTGGTGGACTGAGACATTATGAGAGCAAAGGAGAAAGGTGTAGAGAACAGGAGATAGGGGAAGATGAACTGATGTGTTTTGTACACAGGAAATGTCCCCAGGCCATATAATTCTAGGAGGGACTCCTACCTGGGAGGAGACTACAATAAAAGAGAGGAAGGACAGTGGAACTGACAGGAGAGTTGAGTGTGGAAACAGCACTGGAGCTGAAGCTTTTCACAGATGTAGACAGAGCAGGTGGCAGGTGGCAGAGGTCATGATGAACTCTGCTGCACTTTCCTGTAAAGACTGCACCTCTTGGCAGGGGCTTCTGTTCACAGGTGAGGAGGCTACTCTTTGGCACTGAGTGGGAGAAGGGGAACACAGAGTCCTGCTTAAGTCCCTGAAGAATATAAGAACCTAGGAATAGAATCATGGTTTTGGGAAGAGGACACAGACAGGGGCAGGAACTCTGCAGCAGGAAGTGACACAAGATAGTACAATGGAGCAATAGCACTATTGTTTTCTTTCCCAACTCAATCACATGGACAACTGTATTCTAAGGACTGATGTCCCCAACCATGACAGTGtctgtccaattaaaaaacaaagtacAAAGAGCCATTGCAATGACTTAATGGTCATGCTGCTGGCTGCCAATCCTAAGATAGCAACTCAATTACCAACACATACAAGGTGTGTGATTTCTATGTATATGCTGTGTATACATTCACCCATACACAAATGAACACAGTGCAATTTATATAAGCATTCACCTTCCCCACACATACAAACTATACCAAACTCCTGTACTAAAGGTGTCAATAGTTTCAATTTTAGCATTTTGCAAATGTACTCCTGGATAGGCATATCCCTGACACATGCATTCTCCCACTCATCCAAAGGTATTCAAGCCTTTATCAGTTCTGGACATTCCAAAGATGTTAGGCTTATCTTGGTTCCAATAAAGCCCTAGACTAGGGGATAGTAGATTAGACCAGAAAGACATTATAGAAGTAGAATCAGAGAACTCAGACCAAAGAgataacacaggaaaaaaaaatcaagtgaagATCTCTAGATTAAGAGGTAACAGGAGCCATCATCTCAGCCCAAGTACTCTGAATATAGACAGGAGGCTGAGGGCAATGTGTGGAATCCTTAACAGAAAAGAGAGTTCCATACACAGAATGGAACAGGTTCAGGGCCACTGATGGTGTAGTGAAGGTTATGTTACCCAACCCTTCCAAATACAAAGGTGCCACTCTCACATGCCAACTTAGGCTGTGTCATGAGCTGTCCACTCAGGACACAGATCTCATTATTTCATCAAATACAGAGGTCCCAATGTTCATGgattttctctcctcccttctagTCTCTCTTTTAACATGCTGGCTGCATCCCACTACTTCTCATCTCACCATTAAAGCAGTGCCTCCCATTGCTGTTGAAGGGGAAAACGTTCTTCTGTTTGTGCATAACCTGCCAAAGAATGTTAAAGCCTTTTCCTGGTACTCGGGAGCTGCACCGTTCAAGTGTTGTGAAATTGCAAGTCATGTGATAGCTACCAATTTTACTGCAGTGGGACTTGCACACAGTGGTAGAGAGACAGTACTCAACAATGGATCTCTGTTGATCAAGAGTGTTACCAGAAAAGACTCAGGATACTACACTCTACGAACACTTGATTCAACCTCAAGACCTGAAATAATACGTGCAGAATTCTTTGTACACCGTAAGTCAATTTTTTGTGAACTCTGTTGTTGGGTGGGTTCAGTCCATTGCACATTCAGAGGAGTGTTGAGCCTGAACTGGATCTACATTCTTTCTGCATTGTGTCTCCATGTTGTTGTAGGAGGATCTTGTACAGGATACACATTTTGGAGACAAACTTTCATAGATCAGAATCCCTCACTTGACTGCACATGCAGAGAGGTGGACTTGTACTGAGTAACTCAGACAATGATGTCAGCCTCAACTCAGACCCTTAGGCCTCTCACCATGAACCTACACCTGAGTTGAGGAAGAAATGAGGAAACGAGGGGATTTTCCATGACCTTGGATGCAGACCTCTGTGCCCGACTCAGCTCAGAGTGAGGGGGGACAGCAGGGCTGATATCAGAGCAACACAGCTCAGGGGCACTGTTAGAGGAAGAGGTGTTCTTAAAGGAGGGAGGACAGAGCAGACACCAGAGGCTGTAGTGATGCCTCCTTAATCTCTAAGCAAATGTACACAAGGTGGCAGGAAATCCTGCTACACATGCCTACATCAGTCCCTATCCCTGTGTGGGAGGAGGTTAGCTGAGGGAGTGTCTAGAGTCTCTTGGAGAGGATAACGGCTTCAGATGAGACTCAGAGTTTTTGTTTGCAACATGAGATGAGAAGACACAGCAAGGTAGACAAGCACCTCGGAATCTAAAAGCTCTAGTGAACATGAAATGGTAGGATGAGGAGATAAAAGTTGCATTGTTCATTTACCAAGTTCAATAATTATCTTGGCAAGTATGCTCTGAAGACTAATGTCCCTACCTATGACAATATGATGcttcaaatgaaaaacaaattatgagatgactcagtgggtatgGGTACTTGCTGTCatccctgatgacctgagttcaatcttctTATCCcaaatggtagaaggagagaactcagTCACAGAAactgtcctctggcctacacataGATACTGTGGCATGCACCCACTAACCCATACACTGATACATGCTTGAGTGCATGTTCCCTTCCCTAACAAAAGAGTCAATGAAAAACAATCATATTGTGGTATAAAACTTTTATTAGCTTAGAACCTGAGAATCTGGTAACTTCATTCATGGACATATAGTGACCTGGAATACAcgtccatctatccattcatttatccattGAGACCTTTCTAAGTGTTGGGTGTTCCAAGATTATCACACTAATCCCAGGCCACAAAGTCTTCTACTGGGTGGCAAGGGACATACATGAGCAAGGACATTGAGAATGCACCATAACAGGTCTAATGCAAAATATGTCAGTGTGTAGATCCAATTTCTATTGATGAAGATACTTGTGGAGGCACCCTCCTCCACACACTGTGGGTTGGAGCACAGATCTGAAGGCACTGAACAGTGAGTCATGCAGACAGATGATGGGAATGTCCCATACAGAAGTTCATGGACTCTGaaggcatgaatgtgtgtgtgtctatcccaTCAAGTAGGATAGACAgaccctcacacacacaacaaGGAGGACTGATGGACACACCTGCTCATGACTCAGAGATATTTCTTTCTACCAAATGCAGGAGAACCACTTTTAAggatttctttctatttctttttttttttccatctaggCCCACTATTAGGCTACAAGAAGCATCTTACCCCTTCTCAACTCACAATTCAGTTGGTGCCACTTAGGGTTGAAGAAAACATCAATATTTTTCTGTCGGTTTTTAATCTGCCAAAGAAGCTTCAAGTCTTTGCCTGGCACAAAGGAGTACTTCCACTTGAACATTTGAAGATAGCAAGCCATTCATTCCTCACCAATTCAACCACTCTGGGGTATGCATATTATGACAGAGTGAAAGTACGCAATGATGGGTCCTTGCTTCTCTTCAATGTCAAGAAGAAAGACGCAGGGCTTTATACCCTACGAACCGTATCTGTTGATTTGATATCAGAATGGGCCATTATTGACCTCCAAGTAAATAGTAAGTGACTCTTTGCGACTCCTGGGTGAAGGTGGGGTTTATTCTTCTCTGTATACCTAAGACAATGAGGATTGTACTGTGCCTTCCTCCCCTCTTTACTGTGTACTCTAACTTGGATTTGGGCATTTAGTAAAAGAGACACATCATGGGGGTAAACCAAAATACATCAGAAATATTGACCTAATGGAACCTGTAGACAGTAGTATGGTAACTCAGTCCAATGATGTCAAACTCAGCTCAGACTCTGGGGCCTCACGCTGAGTATGGCACCAAGCAAGCTTTGTGGCATTGCTTGAATTTGAGTACCTGCTAGAGCTGACTGAAACAATGTGTCACTCTGCATCCAGGTCTTGGATCATGTGGAATAACTCAGTATCTGTCATGGCAATCATGGTTAGGCCAGGTCTTGTGGGCATCTCCTTTTCCTGAGATTTGGCATGAATAGAACAGCTGTTAAGGGTGGCCATACAACATACTGTCTGTACTGATAATTCTGAGACTTTATAGGAAAGTTTGTATCCCCAAAGAAAAATACATCATTTTGGCAACTGCTTGTCCTCGGGAGTTCAGCCTAGGGAATTcccttcttttttattggatttttttttttaaatttaggtttcaaatgttatcccctttcctggtttctcctctgaaaagcaccctcccccaccctcttcccccctccccttactcaccaacccacccattctcaatttctggccctggcattccccccacATTGTGGCATACAGCCTTCCTagtacaaagggcctctcctcccattgatgtccaattaggccatcctctgctgcatatgcaactgGAGTTATGAGTCCCACCaggtgtgctctttggttggtggtttagtccctgggagctctgggcataCTGATTACTTCGTATTATTGTTccccctatggggctgcaaatcccttcagctccttggatcctttctctacctccttcactgGGGATGCTATGCTCAGtgtaatggatggctgtgagcatctgcctctgtatttgtaaggcactggcagagcctctcaggaaagagctatatcaggctcctgtcatcacgtacttgttggcatccacaacagcatatgggtttggtgattgtaaatgggatggatccccagatgaggcagtctctaggtggtcatGTCTTCAGTCTCCACTCCTCACTTGCTCTGTAACACttttcattgctgttttgttcctcccttctaagatggatagaagtatctaCATTATGGCCttccttctttagtttcatgtggtttgtaaattgtatcttggttattccaagcttctgggcttctggggtaatatccacttatcagtgagtgcatatcatgtgtgttcttttgtgattaggttaccttactcaggatgatatactccaattccatccatttgcctatggatttcataaattcattgttttaaatagctgagtagtactccattgtgtaaatgtaccacattttctgtatcaattcttctgttgagggaattGTCTTCTTTAGGCAAATAATAACATGCACTCCTGATTTTAACAGCTCTTCAGTCTCAAGTTTAGGACATTTATAATATTTGAATTTCACTTATAGACAGGAAAATGATAAGTTACCATGTGTACTACTGTAGGGAATCTCACAAACAGTAAAGACATTGGTTGAATAAAGGTTACACAGCCTATGGGTAGCATATCAGAAGTACAAGATGAcagtgtatatgcacatgtcCAACTTACCTACCCTATGAGGCCTTATAAAGTATATGTGGACCAGAAGAGTGCTGTGGGTTCAGAAAATTTCTCCTTAGGCATCACTGTCTCACAGGGAGAGTCTGGTCCAGGTGGTGGAAGCAAGAAATTGACAGTCACTTTTGACATTGTAATGAAGCCTAATTTAATTCTGAATGCCCGCTCTACCCTAATTCTCCTACTACAATGCTTTGGGCTTCAGATCATAGATTTCCTAGAGTGGTGGATTCACTCCTCTTGAATCATAGGGAGAAGGTTTTGCCTTATCCCTCCATCAAGATCCTGCAAAGCACAGGGTCTAGTGTGCAGCTAAAGCAATACTTTTATgataaatggaaaaagaaattagtaattgtcttagtcagggtttctattactgcacaaacatcatgaccaagaaagaagttggggaggaaagggtttattcagcttatacttccatactgctgttcatcaccaaggaagccaggactggaactcaagcaggccaggaagcaggagctgatgcagaagccatggagagatgttctttactggcttgcttcccctggcttgctcagcctgctttcttatagaacccaagactatcagcccagagatggtcccacccacaaggggcctttcccccttgatcactaattgagaaaatgccttacagttggatctcatggaggaatttcctcaactgaagctcttttctctgtgataactccagctgtgtcaagttgacacaaaactagccagtacaattgaccccttgtcaacttgacacacaaacatatcactagtaagcctcaacccttacattcttatttatccccaagatctaaataactttaaaagtcccacagtctttacatattcttaaaatttcaatctctttaaaatatccatctcttttaaaattcagtctttttatattaaaagtctcttaactgtgggctccactaaaacagtttcttccttcaagagggaaaatatcatggCACAGTCAcagtcaaaagcaaaaatcaatctccaactgtccaatgtctgggatccaactcacgatcttctgggctcctccaagggcttgggtcacttctctagccatgccctttgtagcacacacgtcatcctctaggctccagatgtctgtactccactgctgctgctgctcttggtggtcaacTCATGGTACTGGTGTCTCCAAAACActgtgtgaccccttcagtcctgggccttcaattgcaactgaggctgcaccttcaccaatggccttccatggcctctcacagtgccgagcctcagctgctctgcgtgacccttcatgccttcaaaaccagtaccacctgggtgacccttacatattaccaagtcccgctgcagcaggagtacaaccttggctatctctggaatacagcctctttgtgctttcataaaacacttcacagaagatgtcacctcaatgatgctggtctcttcttaatcaccgctagctaatttcttagctccagctaaccagcatcaatagtcccagtaatgcaaagtttttgttttagtagttctggtatcttgttaatcacagctgattcttcagccccagctaaccagaactacagaatcttcacaatcaaaacagcaatggccctgaaaaaagtcttttaattttccctctgaaatttcacaagccaggcctccatcttctgcactgttctcaacattatcttccaagctcctgcacaacatccgacagagctcttaacaacgaatggatcttcaagctgaaagttccaaagtccttccacagtcctcctcaaaacatggtcaggttgtcacaggaataccccactatgctggtaccaatttgtcttagtcagggtttctattacttcacaaacatcatgaccaagaaagaagttggggaggaaaggatttattcagcttacacttccatactgctgttcatcaccaaggaagccaggactggaactcaagcaggccaggaagcaggagctgatgcagaagccatggagggatgttctttactggcttgcttctcctggcttgctcagcctgctctcttatagaacccaagactaccagcccagagatggtcccacccacaaggggccttttccccttgatcactaattgagaaaatgccttacagttggatctcatggaggcatttcctcaactgaagctcctttctctgtgataactccagctgtgttaagttgacacaaaactagccagtatagtaATGAATGGACAAATGGTGGTGATAGATTGGTTGATGAGTGGATGGTGTGAGTAGATGGACATGTTTATGAACTGGATGTCTTAGAACCCTTTCAGAGATTAAAATTTACACGTAGAGTTCTAGTATGTCTGACAGTGCCCACACCCTACTCATCCTGGATGCTATGAACGCTGCCCCATTTCTCTGATGTATTCCTCATCCACTTGGAAAGACAACTGCATGAGCATCCTAGGGATGTTGTTGTATGTAGCAGTTCTGAGAGTGACACTCCTCATTGTAGTCATTTAGATCTTGCTCCTTGGAGGCTTGGAAGTCATTTTAACTCCCATTTTCATTCACATTTCTACTATTATTACTCCTTTCCTGCCACTCATCCCCTGTCCCTTCATTCAGGAAGGTATGTTCCCGAACTGCCCAGTTCACCAATCCCCTTACATCCCCACCTCAATTTCTGTCTTTCCTTGTTCCTGGTATAGAAATCAGAAGAAAAATcctttcctacacacacacacacacacacacacacacacacacacacacacacacacacagaatcaagGAGTCTCCCttgtgtttctctatgtatctTGACTTCTGTGGTTTTGGTGTGAGTAGTAAgccaagagacagaaagaaaagcatcTTCCAACTCTATATTGACTACTCATAGGCTACAGGGTAGAAGGATACGGCTGCCAGACCCCAAAGTCTTCATTGTTCCTCTGCTTCACATTTGATGACATCATCATAATGTGGCTAACAGTCCTCCCAAGAAGGAAATAACACAAACTGTGCTGTTTAATGGCTTTGTCATATGTACCTATACCTCATATTGTCACACTGACTCAAGATGACTCCTGTGATCCAGTGACATGATCTAAAACTCTAGACATGATTAGTTCTATTAGACTGT
This Mus musculus strain C57BL/6J chromosome 7, GRCm38.p6 C57BL/6J DNA region includes the following protein-coding sequences:
- the Ceacam13 gene encoding carcinoembryonic antigen-related cell adhesion molecule 13 isoform 1 (isoform 1 is encoded by transcript variant 1), encoding MMNSAALSCKDCTSWQGLLFTVSLLTCWLHPTTSHLTIKAVPPIAVEGENVLLFVHNLPKNVKAFSWYSGAAPFKCCEIASHVIATNFTAVGLAHSGRETVLNNGSLLIKSVTRKDSGYYTLRTLDSTSRPEIIRAEFFVHRPLLGYKKHLTPSQLTIQLVPLRVEENINIFLSVFNLPKKLQVFAWHKGVLPLEHLKIASHSFLTNSTTLGYAYYDRVKVRNDGSLLLFNVKKKDAGLYTLRTVSVDLISEWAIIDLQVNTP
- the Ceacam13 gene encoding carcinoembryonic antigen-related cell adhesion molecule 13 isoform 2 (isoform 2 is encoded by transcript variant 2), with the translated sequence MMNSAALSCKDCTSWQGLLFTVSLLTCWLHPTTSHLTIKAVPPIAVEGENVLLFVHNLPKNVKAFSWYSGAAPFKCCEIASHVIATNFTAVGLAHSGRETVLNNGSLLIKSVTRKDSGYYTLRTLDSTSRPEIIRAEFFVHRPLLGYKKHLTPSQLTIQLVPLRVEENINIFLSVFNLPKKLQVFAWHKGVLPLEHLKIASHSFLTNSTTLGYAYYDRVKVRNDGSLLLFNVKKKDAGLYTLRTVSVDLISEWAIIDLQVNSK